The DNA sequence AGATTTTCCGGTTATGCAAAGCAAATTATTACAATTTCATATTTTTCGAGTTAATAAGCGGAATTTCTCCGTCTATTTGCGCTGATTTTTATCAATTTTATTAATTAAGCGGAATTCTTCCGTCTATTAATCAGTCAGTCTTCTTAATCTTATCCCCTACAGGATAACCTTTTCTATTTTTATCCCAGCCTCTCCTCATCAGGAGAGGCATTTTGTTAAATCTCAACTACTTATGATAAGGCTCCCCCCGATTGATCCGAAAGCTCCGATAAACCTGCTCCAGCAAAACCAGCTTCATCAGCTGATGCGGAAATGTCATCTTCGAAAATGACAGCTTCTCATCTGACCGCTGCAAAACCTCCTGGCTCAAGCCAAGTGATCCTCCAATAACAAAGGCAATTTTGCTTTTTCCGTATGTAGCCAATTTATCGATCGTATCAGCAAGCTCCTCAGATGATTTCATCTTCCCTTCAATAGCCAGGGCGATGACATGGGCATCGGGATGAATTTTGGCGAGGATTCTTTCGCCTTCTTTTTGCTTGACCTGAATCATTTCAATGTCGCTCAGTTCTTCGGGGGCTTTTTCGTCAGGGACTTCGATGATATCCATTTTGGCGTAGGCGGACAGGCGCTTGAGGTATTCGTCGATGCCCTGTTTCAGGTACTTTTCTTTTAGCTTTCCAACGGTGATGATTGAGATATTCACTATTCACAACCCTTTACAATTTAATTACAAACAGCTTACAAACAAGATATCCACAAAAGTTATCCACATATCCACATTTTATATCCACATCTTGTATGGAATCACTTGTTCGCCACCATATATACTGCCTTATTTCGACAATATTCACAGGTTGTTGATAACTGGCTGTCTTCAATTTTATTCATCACAGGGAACGTTTCATACTCGTCCACCACGGTATCAATGGCTATATCAATGTGTTCTTCGCAGCTGTAAATCATTTTGGCACTCCTATCAGTTTTTCTTTTTATTATAAGAATTGTGGATAAATTTCATTCTTCTATTTGTCGAAATACTTATCCACATCCCATCGTAACACCAAAAGAAAAAACAGGAAAGCCTCTTGGCCTTCCTGTTAGTTTCTTCTCTTTAGATAGTTTCGCCTGACAGCTTCAGGGTTGTTTCCTGTGCCTTTCCGCCGCGGTAAAATTTCACTTTCATCTGATCTCCGACCTGCTTGTTATTATACAGATGCTTCCTGAGATCGATGACATCATTGATCTGCTCGCCGTCCATTTCGACGATAACATCAAATTCCTGCAATCCTGCCTGGTCGGCCGGTGAGTTAGGAGACACACGGATGACTGCAACACCGTTTGTCACATCCTCAGGCAGCTTCAGGGCTTCCTGCTGATAGTAGGCAGGTATTTCATTAACAGAGCGCAGCTCAACACCCATATACGGCCTTTTCACTTCCCCGAACTGTTCCAGGTCGCTGATGACCGGCTGGGCCGAGTTGATCGGGATCGATAAGCCGATTCCTTCAACCGTATCCTGGGCAATCTTCATCGAGTTGATGCCGATCACCTGACCATTGATATTGATGAGGGCACCGCCGCTGTTCCCCGGATTGATGGCAGCATCAGTCTGCAGGACTTCTGCCTGCCAGTCTACTGTCCCGTCCTGGTTGATGTCAACCGGAATGGCACGCTCAAGGCCTGAAACGATTCCCTGGGTAACAGAACCTGAGAAGGTTGGTCCAAGCGGATTTCCGATGGCAATGACCGGTTCGCCGATTTTCAAAGCATCTGAATCGCCGAATTCAGCAACTTTATCGATTTTTTCCCCTTCGACCTCCAATACGGCAAGGTCGGTCCAAATATCGCTGCCGCGCAGCTTGGCCGGGATTTTCGTTCCATCTGCAAGTGTCACTTCAATCCTTGAAGCTCCCTCTACCACGTGATGGTTCGTCACGACATAGGCTTTGCCGCCTTCTTTTTTATAAATGACGCCTGAGCCGGTTCCAGCTGTCTGGCCGTCCCCTTCTTCTGCGCCTGACCACATGCTCGCATTCTGGATGTTATCGATGCCGACAACCGCATCGCCGGCTTTATCGACTGCTTTCGTTATATCTGATTCGACATTGAGCGAAACATTGCGGGTGGTGACATTATTATTGCTTCCGCCTGTATTAGCCTGTCCTGCATCCTCGTTCGCTGAGTATGGGAGCACATCATAGTCAATCAGCTTAGGGACAGCGACAATGACCAGTATGGCGCCAAGGATGATGCCGATCAGGCTGGCCAAGAAATAGCCGCCCTTATTTCCTTTTTGCTTTTTATAGCGGTTCTGATAATCCTGATCATAATAACCCAAGTTTGACCAATCCTTTCTCACAAAGCTGCTAAGAATTATTCTTCCTTCTATCCAATATTATACTCGCCGGGCCGGGATTTTCTAAGAAAAACAAACTGCCTGAAGGAATCTTACGATTTTGTTCATAATTTTATCAGATGCTGATCAAAAGTGAGGCTGTGGTGATATCCAAGACTTTAAAAAAAGCACAAAAAAAGAATGGCATCATGCTCGTACCATTCTTTTTTCCTATTTATTCCGCCGGTAAACCTTAAACCGCTGTCAGCGGAGTCGGAGCCTTCGGGTCAGTGTCATACAGGCTGAACTGTTCCCCGACAAG is a window from the Bacillus infantis NRRL B-14911 genome containing:
- a CDS encoding S1C family serine protease; the encoded protein is MGYYDQDYQNRYKKQKGNKGGYFLASLIGIILGAILVIVAVPKLIDYDVLPYSANEDAGQANTGGSNNNVTTRNVSLNVESDITKAVDKAGDAVVGIDNIQNASMWSGAEEGDGQTAGTGSGVIYKKEGGKAYVVTNHHVVEGASRIEVTLADGTKIPAKLRGSDIWTDLAVLEVEGEKIDKVAEFGDSDALKIGEPVIAIGNPLGPTFSGSVTQGIVSGLERAIPVDINQDGTVDWQAEVLQTDAAINPGNSGGALININGQVIGINSMKIAQDTVEGIGLSIPINSAQPVISDLEQFGEVKRPYMGVELRSVNEIPAYYQQEALKLPEDVTNGVAVIRVSPNSPADQAGLQEFDVIVEMDGEQINDVIDLRKHLYNNKQVGDQMKVKFYRGGKAQETTLKLSGETI
- a CDS encoding CxxH/CxxC protein, whose product is MIYSCEEHIDIAIDTVVDEYETFPVMNKIEDSQLSTTCEYCRNKAVYMVANK
- the rlmH gene encoding 23S rRNA (pseudouridine(1915)-N(3))-methyltransferase RlmH, with amino-acid sequence MNISIITVGKLKEKYLKQGIDEYLKRLSAYAKMDIIEVPDEKAPEELSDIEMIQVKQKEGERILAKIHPDAHVIALAIEGKMKSSEELADTIDKLATYGKSKIAFVIGGSLGLSQEVLQRSDEKLSFSKMTFPHQLMKLVLLEQVYRSFRINRGEPYHK